One part of the Desulfovibrio sp. genome encodes these proteins:
- a CDS encoding ATP-binding protein: MHITQNLLDRADSLIWALEAGARTGINDKTRQSVLQSLIVETAKQPGVIYIAVIDRSAKILAHSDPNKVGSSLAQGELPGVSPEDAVKPVLTGSIEANLFEVYRGFSPLQDISGRSHEHEGHASMHWDMQPEDASQMAPATATSYAFVGIDRKPFAEALSVDYWNNILAASIVAAFGLAGVISLFWAHSYKRSRRKLKGSKAFAEAVVTSLPVGLITSDPDGKISMINETARNMLRIADQGIDDMAVADIQGLDWQAIASTLTGKRKVFEREMDFVSPDSEAVPISVSASEIRDEDGLFLGHLYILRDIAEVKRLQAEVQRNERLTALGNLAAGVAHEIRNPLSSIKGLASFLASKMAPGGAEEDAAKTMAFEVNRLNRVVSELLQFARPNAIALTSTDINEVITRALRLAESDISSRGITVRFKPDTEFTPVNINAERMTQALLNLFLNAVQAMEQGGILGVRVEKKDDGMFAIIVTDTGKGMDKKTLAAIFTPYFTTKGAGTGLGLPIVHQIVEGHAGKISVASTPGVGSVFTMLLPLHKEQEK, translated from the coding sequence ATGCATATCACGCAAAATTTGCTCGACCGGGCCGACTCTCTGATCTGGGCACTGGAGGCCGGAGCGCGAACCGGCATTAATGACAAAACGCGGCAGTCGGTTTTGCAATCGCTGATTGTAGAAACAGCAAAGCAACCTGGTGTCATCTATATTGCAGTCATTGACCGTAGCGCAAAAATTTTGGCCCACAGCGACCCCAACAAGGTAGGAAGCAGCCTTGCACAAGGCGAGTTGCCAGGCGTTTCGCCCGAAGATGCCGTTAAGCCCGTGCTGACAGGCAGCATTGAAGCAAACCTGTTTGAAGTTTACCGCGGGTTTTCTCCCTTGCAGGATATCTCTGGCCGCAGCCATGAGCATGAGGGGCATGCCTCCATGCACTGGGACATGCAGCCTGAGGATGCCTCACAGATGGCGCCAGCAACGGCCACAAGCTATGCATTTGTTGGCATAGACAGAAAACCGTTTGCCGAAGCCTTGTCGGTTGATTACTGGAACAACATCCTGGCGGCGTCCATTGTGGCCGCCTTTGGTCTTGCCGGGGTTATTTCGCTATTCTGGGCGCACAGTTACAAGCGTTCGCGGCGCAAATTGAAAGGGAGCAAGGCCTTTGCCGAAGCCGTAGTAACCAGCCTGCCGGTCGGACTTATTACCAGTGACCCCGACGGCAAAATCAGCATGATCAACGAGACGGCACGCAACATGCTTCGCATTGCGGACCAAGGCATTGACGACATGGCGGTGGCAGATATTCAAGGCCTGGATTGGCAGGCCATCGCGTCAACGCTGACGGGTAAGCGAAAGGTTTTTGAACGCGAAATGGATTTTGTCTCGCCTGATTCAGAGGCTGTGCCCATCAGTGTCAGCGCATCGGAAATCCGCGACGAAGACGGACTTTTTTTGGGCCATCTTTATATCCTCAGGGACATCGCAGAAGTAAAACGCTTGCAGGCCGAGGTGCAGCGCAATGAACGCCTGACCGCTCTGGGCAACCTGGCGGCTGGTGTTGCCCATGAAATACGCAATCCCCTCAGCTCAATCAAAGGGCTTGCGTCATTTCTGGCAAGCAAAATGGCGCCCGGCGGGGCGGAAGAAGATGCCGCAAAAACTATGGCTTTTGAGGTAAATCGTCTGAACAGGGTAGTTTCAGAACTGCTTCAGTTTGCCCGCCCCAACGCCATAGCTCTGACCAGCACTGATATAAATGAAGTTATCACACGGGCCTTGCGCCTGGCCGAGTCAGATATCAGTTCCAGGGGCATAACCGTGCGGTTCAAGCCTGATACTGAGTTTACGCCGGTTAACATCAATGCCGAGCGGATGACGCAGGCCTTGCTCAACCTGTTTTTAAACGCAGTGCAGGCCATGGAGCAGGGTGGCATTCTTGGTGTGCGTGTGGAAAAGAAAGACGATGGCATGTTTGCAATAATTGTTACAGATACCGGCAAGGGCATGGATAAAAAAACACTCGCCGCAATTTTTACGCCATATTTTACCACCAAGGGAGCGGGCACGGGCCTTGGCTTGCCCATAGTCCATCAAATCGTTGAAGGCCATGCCGGTAAAATTTCAGTTGCAAGCACGCCAGGGGTGGGTAGCGTATTTACCATGCTGCTGCCATTGCACAAAGAGCAGGAGAAGTAG
- a CDS encoding sigma-54 dependent transcriptional regulator: MARNKTQILVVDDDQGHRSTLATLLSDWSHRVTAVVDGESAIDACKNSPFDLVLMDVRMTGISGIDALKAIRVHNPAIPIIIMTAYSDVSNAVEALKAGAYDYLTKPLDFEELKLTLERAAEHLKLIDENSALKMALAQTFNPGEVIGKSPQMHALFEMVSTIASSEATVLITGESGTGKEVVAKMIHANSNRKNGPYIAVNCAALTETLLESELFGHERGAFTGAEKKREGRFWAANKGTIFLDEIGEIPLAMQAKLLRVIQEREIQRVGGDHVLKVDVRILAATNKVLKEEVTAGRFRQDLYYRLNVVSLRLPALRERREDIPPLAMHFLKKFAKKNEKNVKGFTPGAMDVLVKYAWPGNVRELENTVERAVVLLMGEYASERELPPALFDQAEEEIAPSRDFSDMTLEEIERVILTEVVENVGGNKSEAARRLGITRKTLASKMQRS; encoded by the coding sequence ATGGCAAGAAACAAAACACAGATACTGGTGGTTGACGATGATCAGGGACACCGCTCAACCCTTGCCACACTGCTTTCAGACTGGAGCCATCGTGTAACTGCCGTGGTGGACGGAGAGTCAGCAATCGATGCGTGCAAAAATTCTCCCTTTGATCTGGTGCTCATGGATGTTCGCATGACCGGCATCAGCGGCATTGACGCCCTGAAAGCAATCAGGGTGCATAACCCGGCAATACCCATCATCATTATGACGGCGTATTCGGATGTGAGCAATGCCGTGGAGGCGCTTAAAGCCGGAGCTTATGACTATTTGACCAAACCCCTGGATTTTGAGGAGCTTAAACTTACGCTGGAGCGTGCGGCTGAGCATCTCAAACTTATTGATGAAAACAGCGCGCTAAAAATGGCGCTCGCCCAAACCTTCAACCCTGGCGAAGTAATTGGCAAAAGCCCTCAGATGCACGCGCTTTTTGAAATGGTTTCCACTATTGCCTCGTCTGAGGCAACGGTTTTGATTACAGGCGAATCCGGCACGGGCAAGGAGGTTGTGGCTAAAATGATCCACGCCAACAGTAACCGAAAAAACGGGCCATATATCGCTGTAAACTGCGCAGCGCTTACGGAAACCCTGCTGGAGTCAGAGCTGTTCGGTCATGAGCGTGGTGCGTTTACCGGGGCGGAAAAAAAGAGGGAGGGGCGTTTTTGGGCCGCCAATAAAGGAACCATCTTTCTGGATGAAATTGGCGAAATCCCACTGGCCATGCAGGCCAAGCTGCTGCGTGTCATTCAGGAGAGGGAAATTCAGCGTGTGGGTGGGGACCATGTTCTTAAGGTCGATGTGCGCATTCTGGCTGCAACCAACAAGGTTCTAAAAGAAGAAGTGACGGCTGGGCGTTTTCGGCAGGATTTGTACTACAGGCTCAATGTTGTTTCGCTCCGCTTGCCGGCATTGCGCGAGAGAAGGGAAGATATTCCGCCTCTTGCCATGCATTTTCTTAAAAAATTTGCCAAGAAAAATGAAAAGAACGTCAAAGGATTCACCCCTGGCGCAATGGATGTCCTTGTAAAATATGCGTGGCCAGGAAATGTGCGCGAGCTGGAAAATACTGTTGAGCGCGCTGTTGTGCTGCTAATGGGAGAATATGCGAGCGAGCGCGAGCTGCCGCCAGCCCTTTTTGATCAGGCTGAAGAAGAAATTGCCCCATCAAGGGATTTTTCTGACATGACACTGGAAGAAATTGAACGTGTAATTCTTACAGAAGTTGTTGAAAATGTGGGGGGTAACAAGAGTGAAGCGGCGCGCCGCCTGGGCATCACCAGAAAAACGCTTGCTTCAAAAATGCAGCGTTCATGA
- a CDS encoding bifunctional serine/threonine-protein kinase/formylglycine-generating enzyme family protein gives MTVTNEYTSMTLHTGSSSTDASRKPRCPLPSGLVLNGKWEIIEHIASGGKGDVYRAHQKNLERNVALKVISPDFLDDQEGDQALEEERFRREVQAMAQIRHPNVLQVFDYDIADVEGKKIEYIVMEYLPNSTLRSVMPIEGIGYSRQAVARWITDYFLPVLEGIESVHKSGIVHRDIKPENILMDGAIPKVADFGLAQMPQKQGLTQSYDVLGTIFYMPKEQFEDGASVDARADVYSLGRILYEAITGKITNTKKNIFKQVGLVPPQSTDAAAVFFSQLDVIIRQATAEEPQKRTPNVHELRTSLHSLAIAALDEKAQQRSERFIRIRKRFYITVIAILIPVTLLTIYHFYGPPSSLSGRHPHPNATPAQSSIISDAESKGSMPYVGTAKDQKTHLVASTLTEIDGARLQMVAGGETEWQPDHTRQELRKETIPAYYIETNPVSNIRYISFLNDIVSQISVRDSAVYFQDTVLVLLGEAREGYTPILYQQGKFIVSDPQYGERPVVRVTAEGALAYAHYYNRDLPTPAQWSLAMKAGQMAGLTNGFAEWGYEQGQPMMKFFSLASPQAGAPMCPIVRQKWESLPDLGFRTVRPLAQLEVRP, from the coding sequence ATGACTGTAACTAACGAATATACCTCAATGACGCTGCACACAGGCTCGTCATCCACCGACGCGTCACGAAAACCGCGCTGCCCCCTTCCTTCTGGGTTGGTTCTTAATGGAAAATGGGAAATTATTGAGCACATTGCTTCAGGTGGAAAAGGAGATGTATACAGAGCGCATCAAAAAAACCTTGAACGCAATGTCGCATTAAAAGTTATCTCGCCTGACTTTTTGGATGACCAAGAGGGCGACCAGGCTCTGGAGGAAGAACGGTTCCGGCGCGAAGTTCAGGCGATGGCCCAGATCCGTCATCCCAATGTTTTGCAGGTTTTTGATTATGATATTGCGGACGTAGAAGGCAAAAAAATTGAATACATTGTTATGGAATACCTGCCGAACTCTACGTTGCGTTCAGTAATGCCCATTGAAGGAATTGGCTACAGCCGTCAGGCAGTTGCCAGATGGATTACAGACTATTTTTTGCCAGTCCTTGAAGGAATTGAGTCAGTACATAAATCAGGCATCGTGCATAGGGATATCAAACCTGAAAACATTCTTATGGACGGTGCTATCCCCAAGGTTGCAGATTTTGGATTGGCACAAATGCCGCAAAAACAGGGATTAACGCAGTCGTATGACGTCCTTGGAACAATTTTCTATATGCCCAAGGAGCAATTTGAAGATGGCGCTTCTGTTGACGCGCGGGCAGATGTGTATTCTTTGGGCAGGATACTGTATGAGGCCATTACTGGTAAAATAACCAACACCAAAAAGAATATCTTCAAGCAGGTTGGACTTGTCCCACCCCAAAGCACAGATGCAGCCGCCGTATTTTTTTCGCAACTTGATGTCATTATCCGGCAGGCCACAGCAGAAGAACCGCAAAAGCGTACCCCCAATGTGCACGAATTGCGTACCAGCCTGCACTCACTGGCAATCGCCGCGCTGGACGAAAAAGCTCAACAACGGTCAGAACGCTTTATTCGCATCAGAAAGCGTTTTTACATTACAGTCATCGCAATCCTTATCCCTGTTACACTGCTTACAATTTACCACTTTTATGGGCCGCCATCATCATTGAGCGGCAGACATCCGCACCCGAATGCTACCCCCGCACAGTCCTCTATTATCAGCGATGCTGAAAGCAAGGGCAGCATGCCCTATGTGGGTACAGCCAAAGACCAGAAGACGCATCTAGTGGCCAGCACCCTGACCGAAATTGACGGAGCCCGGTTGCAGATGGTTGCTGGCGGCGAGACGGAATGGCAGCCAGATCACACACGCCAGGAGCTTCGAAAAGAGACAATTCCTGCTTATTATATAGAGACAAATCCCGTTTCCAATATCCGTTATATTTCTTTTTTGAACGACATTGTCAGCCAGATTTCGGTCAGAGACAGCGCCGTATATTTTCAGGACACCGTGCTGGTACTCCTTGGGGAAGCCAGGGAAGGCTACACGCCCATACTCTACCAGCAGGGTAAATTTATAGTATCTGACCCGCAATATGGTGAGCGGCCAGTTGTCAGGGTTACCGCAGAGGGGGCACTGGCTTATGCTCACTATTACAATCGAGATTTACCAACTCCGGCACAATGGAGTTTGGCAATGAAAGCTGGGCAGATGGCTGGCCTTACGAATGGTTTTGCCGAATGGGGGTATGAACAGGGGCAACCCATGATGAAGTTTTTTTCCTTGGCTTCTCCGCAAGCCGGTGCGCCGATGTGCCCCATAGTCAGGCAAAAATGGGAATCATTGCCAGATCTGGGGTTTAGAACCGTGCGCCCCCTCGCCCAACTGGAAGTACGGCCATGA
- a CDS encoding methyl-accepting chemotaxis protein — MFRQENKTSALGELKRIEDDYRAFVAAASQDIAVSEPSKESLEKSIEALKTTQMGLAQATAETADNLVDVMRWTMVATCALTLLLCVAIAYFIRRCVTRPITEISAMASNIANGALHLRMNRKETDEIGDLSRAIDHLLDRIAGSLALNEAVLSAVPDPIFMTDKEDIIILSNTAAEQLAGMPKEQMIGQRCTTVIKPALCGTELRPAQQWGRQMELIEYPTKTDSLFLQPNAIAVANPEGNLLGYLEVARDITVVACKERETAAHLAQIERVNASLDSAASKISEATESIASQMEQAASGSAIQSQRVTEAANSISCISSSVEEVAANATNASRLAGDAKEKARHGATIVLDSVAAIGVVQQQSENLKQSLSGLGGQAEAIGQIMGVITDIADQTNLLALNAAIEAARAGDAGRGFAVVADEVRKLAEKTMLATKEVGEAVDRIQSGVSSNIADMEQAAQAVSHAADLAALSGQALNSIVPLVEETSRQIERIADAAKEQFAANAAIEVSINEVDAISRETAAGVEASKESSAALAAMARELKALAKTGNSGTP; from the coding sequence ATGTTCAGGCAAGAAAACAAGACATCTGCCCTTGGAGAACTGAAACGTATCGAAGATGACTACAGGGCGTTTGTAGCCGCAGCAAGCCAGGACATAGCAGTTAGCGAGCCGTCAAAGGAATCGCTCGAAAAGAGTATTGAAGCCCTCAAAACAACCCAGATGGGGCTTGCGCAGGCAACCGCCGAAACAGCAGACAACCTTGTGGACGTTATGCGCTGGACCATGGTGGCAACGTGCGCGCTCACACTGCTGTTGTGTGTTGCCATAGCCTATTTCATCCGGCGCTGTGTGACGCGCCCGATAACAGAGATATCTGCAATGGCCAGCAACATTGCCAACGGCGCTCTGCATCTGCGCATGAACAGAAAAGAAACCGACGAAATCGGCGATCTCTCGCGGGCCATTGACCACCTGCTTGATCGTATTGCCGGCAGCCTGGCTTTGAACGAAGCCGTGCTGAGCGCTGTTCCAGATCCCATATTTATGACTGACAAGGAAGACATAATCATTCTTTCAAACACAGCGGCGGAACAACTTGCTGGCATGCCAAAAGAGCAAATGATCGGCCAACGCTGCACCACAGTGATAAAACCAGCACTGTGCGGCACAGAACTGCGCCCCGCACAGCAATGGGGCAGGCAGATGGAGCTTATTGAATACCCAACGAAAACTGACTCGCTGTTTTTACAGCCAAATGCCATTGCCGTTGCCAACCCTGAAGGCAACCTCCTTGGATATCTTGAAGTGGCACGCGATATTACTGTGGTTGCCTGTAAAGAGCGCGAGACTGCGGCGCACCTTGCGCAAATCGAACGCGTAAATGCGTCCCTTGATAGCGCGGCCAGCAAAATTTCTGAAGCCACAGAGAGTATCGCCAGCCAGATGGAACAGGCCGCAAGCGGCTCGGCCATTCAAAGTCAGCGTGTAACAGAGGCTGCCAACTCCATTAGCTGCATTTCATCCAGCGTGGAAGAAGTGGCCGCCAATGCAACAAATGCTTCGCGTCTGGCTGGCGATGCCAAAGAAAAAGCCCGGCATGGCGCAACCATTGTACTCGATTCAGTGGCGGCAATCGGCGTTGTGCAACAGCAATCTGAAAATCTCAAGCAAAGCCTCTCTGGCCTTGGGGGGCAGGCCGAAGCCATCGGCCAGATAATGGGCGTGATAACCGATATTGCAGATCAGACGAATCTTCTTGCCCTCAATGCGGCCATAGAGGCCGCAAGGGCTGGCGATGCCGGACGAGGATTTGCCGTTGTTGCCGATGAAGTACGCAAACTCGCCGAAAAAACCATGCTGGCAACAAAGGAAGTGGGCGAGGCTGTTGACCGGATACAATCAGGCGTTTCAAGCAATATTGCAGACATGGAACAGGCTGCACAGGCGGTTTCCCATGCGGCAGACCTGGCCGCTCTCTCTGGCCAGGCATTGAACAGCATTGTCCCCCTTGTTGAAGAAACATCCCGCCAGATCGAACGCATTGCGGATGCCGCCAAGGAACAATTTGCCGCCAATGCCGCCATAGAAGTCAGCATAAATGAGGTAGATGCCATTTCTCGCGAAACAGCTGCTGGCGTTGAAGCATCCAAGGAATCATCAGCCGCGCTAGCCGCAATGGCCAGAGAACTCAAGGCGCTCGCAAAAACAGGAAACAGCGGCACACCCTAG
- a CDS encoding protein phosphatase 2C domain-containing protein, which translates to MSMQIASASHTGNLRKRNEDRLFVSSLTDGELLLAVADGMGGAPQGEKAASIAVECLHEMQNLAAPPQQKLKALMLKAHNAILRYGRSHSGNDGMGTTMTLCLVHKGVVNWAHVGDSRLYRYHKNKLYLLTTDHRFVESMVRDGDMTIAEAKRHPFRNILDQSLGCPEIDPDYGAAALDQGDILLLCTDGLYDEVPFSTIEKILLEESDLQEKINKLLYSALNCGGKDNITIIVASYT; encoded by the coding sequence ATGAGCATGCAGATTGCAAGCGCTAGCCACACTGGAAATTTGCGCAAGCGAAATGAAGACAGGCTCTTTGTTTCCAGCCTGACGGATGGTGAACTTTTGCTGGCTGTTGCCGATGGCATGGGTGGAGCCCCGCAGGGAGAAAAAGCAGCAAGTATTGCCGTGGAATGTCTGCATGAAATGCAGAACCTGGCAGCCCCCCCTCAGCAAAAACTCAAAGCACTCATGCTTAAAGCGCATAATGCTATTCTTCGCTATGGACGATCACATTCGGGCAATGACGGCATGGGCACAACCATGACGCTTTGTCTTGTTCATAAGGGTGTCGTCAACTGGGCCCACGTGGGTGATAGCCGACTGTACCGCTATCATAAAAACAAACTCTATCTGCTGACAACAGATCACCGTTTTGTGGAAAGCATGGTGCGCGATGGCGATATGACAATTGCCGAAGCCAAACGCCATCCTTTCCGCAATATACTTGACCAGTCTTTGGGTTGTCCCGAAATTGACCCAGATTATGGAGCCGCAGCACTAGATCAGGGCGATATACTGCTGTTATGTACTGATGGCCTGTACGATGAGGTACCTTTTTCTACTATAGAAAAGATACTCCTTGAAGAATCTGACCTTCAGGAAAAAATCAATAAACTGCTCTACTCGGCCTTAAACTGTGGAGGAAAGGACAATATTACAATTATTGTTGCATCCTACACATAG
- a CDS encoding tellurite resistance TerB family protein: MLKKHTKRICLSPHRSGKLDHTRALRQCKLPAACKQYTEVTHMQWMQKIQSVLDEVNNKTGINAGAIAPAAFGGIVGALLTGKSGQKMVGNVLLVGGGAALASVLWNKYSARTVQPQDATAQQIPAFPDPRMARLITAMVFAAKSDGIIDKKEEAVIRAHVEQLQLGPAAEEIINTALAQPLDPKVIAAGVTSQDEAAEIFLLSCSVIEIDHFMESSYLDALATQLGIPADVAAAIKEKTETNIPPAVAPSGWGF; the protein is encoded by the coding sequence ATGCTCAAAAAGCATACTAAACGAATATGTTTATCACCACACCGCAGTGGAAAACTTGATCACACCAGAGCGCTGAGGCAGTGCAAATTACCAGCTGCCTGCAAACAATATACAGAGGTTACACATATGCAGTGGATGCAAAAGATACAATCGGTACTTGACGAGGTTAACAACAAAACAGGCATCAATGCTGGCGCCATAGCCCCCGCAGCCTTTGGCGGCATTGTTGGAGCGCTGCTGACAGGCAAGAGCGGCCAAAAGATGGTGGGCAATGTACTACTTGTTGGCGGTGGTGCTGCCTTGGCTAGCGTTTTATGGAACAAGTACAGCGCCCGCACCGTTCAGCCCCAGGATGCAACGGCGCAGCAAATTCCTGCTTTTCCCGACCCAAGAATGGCACGTCTTATAACGGCAATGGTTTTTGCCGCAAAAAGCGATGGAATTATTGATAAAAAAGAAGAAGCAGTGATCCGCGCACATGTTGAGCAACTGCAACTTGGCCCTGCCGCAGAGGAAATAATCAATACCGCTCTGGCGCAACCGCTCGATCCCAAGGTTATTGCTGCCGGTGTCACCTCGCAGGACGAAGCCGCAGAAATCTTTTTGCTCAGCTGCTCTGTAATTGAAATCGATCACTTCATGGAAAGCAGCTATCTCGACGCGCTTGCCACGCAGCTTGGCATCCCGGCTGATGTGGCCGCCGCAATCAAAGAGAAAACTGAAACAAATATTCCGCCTGCCGTAGCCCCCAGTGGATGGGGATTTTAA
- a CDS encoding SHOCT domain-containing protein, with product MEREDMGCEIGNFAHWNWWVMGGMFMLAGAAVTWLVMVFCKKKNRINADRLDSMEIIKSRLAKGEISIEEFNVLKKIL from the coding sequence ATGGAGCGTGAAGATATGGGCTGCGAAATCGGAAATTTTGCGCATTGGAATTGGTGGGTCATGGGTGGCATGTTTATGCTAGCAGGCGCTGCCGTAACCTGGTTGGTAATGGTCTTTTGCAAAAAGAAAAACCGCATTAATGCCGACCGCCTTGACTCCATGGAGATAATAAAATCGCGGCTGGCAAAGGGAGAAATATCTATAGAAGAATTTAATGTCCTGAAAAAAATCCTTTAA
- a CDS encoding cytochrome c-type biogenesis CcmF C-terminal domain-containing protein, which produces MIFTAHGALLLTLTACLAGAAIACYGAWSGRSDRIDILEKLQFCSFGFIAIAFVILLYALLARDYSLLYVARYTDNSLPLFYTIAAVWAGQEGSLLFWATLVVCFGCIAIKSPTYKKISSRHKLYFWLFYMFIQAFFLLLLAKMSNPFVGQGMILSDGQGLNPLLRNIGMVLHPPLLFLGYAGFTVPVCLALGAVAAGECTAWHAPAHNWIIASWATLTAGILLGGWWAYMELGWGGYWAWDPVENASLIPWFTATGLLHARIVERRFGYLSRTTVFLACITFVLCIFATYLVRSGVVQSLHAFGQGAVGAPLLLGIIIFSLLSVVAIVVMARSGSEELPSLASRTGMTIMLIWLLLVLGLVVVLGTIWPVFSQFWETKPMVVSQGFYNVVCLPLFVIMAVLLAVAPWLGWKGGVWNPYFAAATVLAWVGGIAIGVATIKGPMLSIVGIASAASIVVTTTSLIVVKGRAAWSPSFFAAQGAHLAFALMVLGVAVSGPFQQSWERQLALNESFSASGYTFTYTGLRSFSNEMMTVAEAAIDVKKDGAPVGTLYPQQRMYKNFNHPNSEVSTLFSLGTEVYATIHDIDSGLLQPLRVSVHPLINWVWIGSILICIFPLLALRRRKTAEEANHVR; this is translated from the coding sequence ATGATTTTTACAGCGCATGGAGCACTGCTGCTGACATTGACAGCTTGTTTGGCAGGAGCCGCAATAGCCTGCTATGGGGCATGGAGTGGACGCAGTGATCGAATTGATATCTTGGAAAAATTACAATTTTGCTCATTTGGATTTATTGCAATAGCATTTGTAATTTTGCTTTATGCATTGCTAGCCCGCGATTATTCACTTTTATATGTAGCCAGATACACAGATAATTCTCTTCCTCTCTTCTACACAATTGCGGCAGTTTGGGCAGGACAGGAAGGTTCTTTGCTGTTTTGGGCAACCTTGGTGGTGTGTTTTGGGTGCATTGCCATAAAGTCACCCACCTACAAAAAAATATCTAGTCGGCATAAGCTCTATTTCTGGCTTTTCTACATGTTTATCCAGGCATTTTTTCTGCTTTTGCTGGCAAAAATGAGCAACCCTTTTGTCGGGCAGGGCATGATATTGTCTGACGGGCAAGGGCTCAACCCCCTGCTTCGCAATATAGGCATGGTGCTGCATCCCCCGCTGCTATTTCTGGGCTACGCAGGGTTTACAGTTCCGGTATGCCTGGCACTTGGAGCAGTAGCCGCTGGCGAATGCACTGCGTGGCATGCCCCCGCGCATAACTGGATTATTGCCTCGTGGGCAACATTGACAGCGGGCATACTGCTCGGTGGTTGGTGGGCGTACATGGAGCTTGGCTGGGGCGGCTATTGGGCATGGGACCCAGTTGAAAATGCCTCACTTATTCCTTGGTTCACAGCAACAGGCCTGCTCCATGCCCGCATAGTAGAACGGCGCTTTGGCTATTTGTCGCGCACGACAGTCTTTCTTGCGTGTATTACATTTGTTTTGTGCATTTTTGCCACATACCTTGTGCGTAGCGGCGTTGTGCAATCGCTGCATGCATTTGGCCAGGGTGCGGTTGGAGCACCGCTGCTGCTTGGCATAATAATTTTCTCGCTGCTAAGTGTTGTAGCTATTGTGGTCATGGCCCGCTCTGGCTCCGAGGAACTCCCCTCGCTGGCAAGTCGCACAGGCATGACAATAATGCTCATATGGCTACTGCTCGTTCTTGGACTGGTTGTTGTGCTTGGAACCATCTGGCCAGTCTTCAGCCAGTTTTGGGAAACAAAGCCCATGGTTGTTTCGCAGGGATTCTACAACGTGGTCTGCCTGCCTCTGTTCGTCATTATGGCTGTGTTGCTGGCCGTAGCTCCGTGGCTTGGATGGAAAGGCGGTGTGTGGAATCCCTACTTTGCCGCAGCAACAGTTCTGGCATGGGTTGGTGGCATCGCCATTGGCGTGGCAACAATAAAGGGACCAATGCTCAGCATTGTTGGCATAGCTTCCGCAGCTTCAATAGTAGTTACAACCACAAGCCTGATAGTTGTAAAAGGGCGGGCTGCGTGGAGCCCCTCATTTTTTGCGGCTCAGGGCGCACACTTGGCTTTTGCCCTTATGGTTCTGGGTGTGGCGGTATCCGGTCCATTTCAGCAAAGCTGGGAACGCCAGCTGGCCCTGAATGAAAGTTTCTCCGCCAGTGGATACACGTTTACTTACACGGGCTTGCGTAGTTTTAGCAATGAAATGATGACTGTTGCCGAAGCTGCCATTGATGTCAAAAAAGACGGTGCGCCTGTGGGTACACTGTATCCGCAACAGCGGATGTATAAGAACTTTAATCACCCGAACAGTGAGGTCTCCACACTGTTTAGCCTTGGTACAGAGGTGTACGCGACTATTCATGACATCGACAGCGGGCTGCTGCAACCGCTGCGAGTAAGTGTTCACCCACTTATCAACTGGGTTTGGATTGGCAGCATCCTCATCTGCATATTCCCCCTCTTGGCCTTGCGCAGAAGAAAAACAGCAGAGGAGGCAAACCATGTCCGCTAA